From a single Brassica napus cultivar Da-Ae chromosome C9, Da-Ae, whole genome shotgun sequence genomic region:
- the LOC106375517 gene encoding transmembrane 9 superfamily member 11 yields the protein MDRIKICFLAAIFSLIQLGFAFYLPGSYPHKYEVGDYLNVKVNSLTSIETEMPFSYYSLPFCQPSEGIKDSAENLGELLMGDRIENSPYRFKMFKNESEIFLCQTEKLSGDGFKLLKKRIDEMYQVNPMLDNLPAIRYTKKDGYVLRWTGYPVGIKVQDVYYVFNHLKFKVLVHKYEEAANVARVMGTGDAAEVIPTMGKSKDSDVPGYMVVGFEVVPCSFAHNADSTKKLKMYERYTTPIKCDSTSVSMSVKEGQSIVFSYEVSFEESDIKWPSRWDAYLKMEGSKVHWFSILNSLMVITFLAGIVLVIFLRTVRRDLTRYEELDKEAQAQMNEELSGWKLVVGDVFRAPSNPSLLCVMVGDGVQILGMAVVTILFAALGFMSPASRGTLITGMLFFYMILGIAAGYVAVRLWRTIGCGEHRGWMSVAWKAACFFPGIAFLILTTLNFLLWGSHSTGAIPFSLFVILILLWFCISVPLTLIGGYFGARAPHIEFPVRTNQIPREIPAQKYPSWLLVLGAGTLPFGTLFIELFFIMSSIWMGRVYYVFGFLFVVMILLVVVCAEVSLVLTYMHLCVEDYKWWWKSFFASGSVAIYIFIYSINYLVFDLKNLSGPVSATLYLGYSLFMVLAIMLATGTVGFLSSFWFVHYLFSSVKLD from the coding sequence ATGGATCGAATCAAGATCTGCTTCCTCGCGGCGATTTTCTCGCTGATCCAATTAGGTTTCGCGTTTTACCTCCCGGGCAGTTATCCTCACAAGTACGAGGTCGGCGATTACTTGAACGTCAAGGTGAACTCTCTCACTTCGATCGAAACCGAGATGCCGTTTAGCTACTACAGCTTGCCGTTTTGCCAACCTTCCGAAGGAATCAAGGACAGTGCCGAGAATCTAGGCGAGCTTCTCATGGGAGATCGGATCGAGAATTCTCCGTATAGGTTCAAGATGTTCAAGAACGAGAGTGAGATCTTTCTTTGTCAGACGGAGAAGCTCTCTGGCGACGGTttcaagcttctcaagaagaGGATTGATGAGATGTATCAGGTGAACCCCATGCTTGACAATTTGCCTGCGATTCGTTACACTAAGAAAGATGGTTATGTTTTGAGGTGGACTGGGTACCCTGTTGGGATCAAGGTTCAGGATGTTTACTATGTGTTTAACCACTTGAAGTTTAAGGTTCTTGTTCATAAGTATGAAGAGGCTGCTAATGTGGCGCGTGTCATGGGTACTGGGGATGCAGCTGAGGTGATTCCGACTATGGGGAAGAGTAAAGACTCTGATGTGCCTGGGTATATGGTTGTTGGGTTTGAGGTGGTTCCTTGCAGCTTTGCTCATAACGCTGATTCGACGAAGAAGCTGAAGATGTATGAGAGATACACGACTCCGATCAAATGTGATTCGACTAGTGTTTCCATGTCTGTCAAGGAAGGTCAGTCCATTGTGTTCTCTTATGAAGTTAGCTTCGAGGAGAGTGACATCAAGTGGCCGTCGAGGTGGGATGCGTATTTGAAGATGGAAGGCTCAAAGGTTCATTGGTTCTCGATCTTGAACTCTCTTATGGTGATCACTTTCTTGGCTGGTATTGTTCTTGTGATATTCTTGAGGACTGTTAGGAGGGATTTGACCCGTTACGAGGAGTTGGATAAGGAGGCTCAAGCTCAGATGAATGAGGAGTTATCTGGGTGGAAGCTTGTTGTGGGTGATGTTTTCCGTGCTCCGTCGAACCCTTCGCTTCTGTGTGTTATGGTTGGCGACGGTGTTCAGATTCTTGGCATGGCTGTTGTGACTATCTTGTTCGCTGCTCTTGGGTTCATGTCGCCGGCTTCGCGTGGGACGCTTATCACCGGTATGCTCTTCTTCTACATGATCCTTGGCATCGCAGCTGGTTATGTCGCGGTTCGTCTCTGGAGGACGATTGGATGTGGGGAACACCGTGGATGGATGTCTGTTGCATGGAAAGCTGCTTGCTTTTTCCCGGGTATTGCGTTTCTGATCCTCACAACGCTGAACTTCCTTCTGTGGGGTAGCCATAGTACTGGAGCCATTCCTTTCTCTCTGTTTGTCATCCTCATCCTCCTGTGGTTCTGCATCTCGGTTCCTCTCACTCTCATCGGTGGTTACTTTGGAGCCAGGGCTCCTCACATTGAGTTCCCGGTTCGAACCAACCAGATTCCCAGGGAAATCCCAGCTCAGAAATACCCATCATGGCTTCTAGTTCTAGGCGCTGGAACACTTCCGTTCGGGACCCTCTTCATCGAGCTGTTCTTCATCATGTCCAGCATCTGGATGGGCCGTGTCTACTACGTCTTTGGATTCCTGTTTGTTGTCATGATCCTTCTCGTTGTGGTGTGTGCTGAGGTCTCTCTAGTGCTAACGTACATGCACTTGTGTGTGGAAGACTATAAATGGTGGTGGAAATCATTCTTTGCGTCAGGATCCGTTGCAATCTACATCTTCATATACTCCATAAACTATCTCGTCTTCGACCTTAAAAACTTGAGTGGACCCGTTTCAGCGACTCTTTATCTGGGCTACTCTCTGTTCATGGTCCTGGCTATCATGCTCGCGACAGGTACTGTTGGTTTCCTCTCTTCCTTCTGGTTCGTGCACTACTTGTTCTCTTCAGTGAAACTTGACTGA
- the LOC106375516 gene encoding histone-lysine N-methyltransferase ASHR2-like — protein sequence MNDGGAKSETLLQVTEINGRGRSLVAAQPLRAGQVVLRESPLLLYSAFPFLSSPPPPYCDHCFRLLSQSAQRCQSCSLVSFCSPNCISSHTPWLCESLRRLHQSSSAAFADQSPERQVQARFLLSAYNLAAASPSDFQILLSLQGGGENGDSTSEFLHSLLSAVCPPLPVPISPELTAALLAKDKVNGFGLMEPFAVTNEKRSVRAYGIYPKTSFLNHDCLPNACRFDYVDSASDGNTDIIIRMIHDVPQGREVCLSYFPVNMNYSSRQERLLDDYGFRCECDRCKVESSWSEDENEDMEEMDGEDDEEEEGVGEGCGDGVDDDSSFPHAYFFARYMCEKENCFGTLAPLPPKGHDVSRLLECNVCGSVKEDEVVGNA from the coding sequence atgaacgACGGCGGAGCTAAGTCGGAGACGCTGCTACAAGTTACAGAAATCAATGGAAGAGGAAGGAGTCTAGTAGCGGCACAGCCTCTACGTGCCGGACAAGTTGTCCTCAGAGAGTCCCCTCTCCTCCTCTACTCTGCTTTCCCATTTCTCTCATCACCTCCTCCTCCTTACTGCGACCATTGTTTCCGACTGTTATCTCAATCAGCTCAGAGATGTCAATCTTGCTCTCTCGTCTCCTTCTGTAGCCCTAACTGCATCTCCTCTCACACTCCTTGGCTCTGCGAATCCCTTCGCCGCCTTCACCAATCGTCCTCCGCCGCGTTCGCCGATCAATCTCCAGAACGCCAAGTCCAAGCTCGGTTCCTCCTCTCCGCTTACAACCTCGCCGCCGCTTCTCCTTCCGATTTCCAGATCCTGCTCTCTCTCCAAGGCGGTGGTGAAAATGGAGACTCCACTTCTGAGTTCCTTCACTCTCTTTTATCCGCCGTGTGTCCACCTCTTCCAGTTCCGATCTCGCCGGAGCTCACGGCGGCTCTACTGGCTAAGGATAAGGTTAACGGATTCGGTTTGATGGAGCCGTTCGCTGTTACGAACGAGAAGCGATCGGTGCGAGCGTATGGGATTTATCCGAAGACGTCGTTTTTGAATCATGATTGTCTCCCTAATGCTTGTAGATTCGATTACGTTGACTCTGCTTCCGATGGTAATACTGATATCATCATTAGGATGATCCATGATGTTCCTCAAGGTAGAGAGGTCTGTTTGAGTTACTTCCCTGTCAACATGAACTACTCGAGCAGACAGGAGAGGTTGCTTGATGATTACGGTTTTAGATGTGAGTGCGATCGGTGTAAAGTGGAATCTAGTTGGTCGGAAGATGAGAACGAGGATATGGAAGAGATGGATGGtgaagatgatgaggaagaagaaggagttgGAGAAGGTTGTGGGGACGGTGTGGATgatgattctagtttcccacaCGCTTACTTCTTTGCGAGATATATGTGTGAGAAGGAGAATTGTTTTGGCACTCTTGCTCCGTTACCGCCAAAGGGTCATGATGTTTCGAGGCTTCTTGAATGTAATGTTTGTGGAAGTGTTAAGGAGGATGAAGTTGTCGGAAACGCTTAA
- the LOC106374277 gene encoding phospholipase A2-beta has product MISSSSMRVAAAFLLVLLFLVDVVCSEECTRTCIAQNCDTLSIRYGKYCGIGHSGCPGENPCDDLDACCMVHDNCVEANGMTNVSCHKKFKQCLNRLSKSIKESKSKKVGFSKQCPYSQVIPTMNQGMDIGIMFSQLGNDLRTEL; this is encoded by the exons ATGATTAGCTCTTCTTCTATGCGTGTCGCGGCTGCTTTCCTCCTTGTCCTCCTCTTCCTCGTCGACGTTGTTTGCAGCGAG GAGTGCACAAGAACATGCATTGCGCAGAATTGTGACA CACTTTCTATTCGGTACGGGAAGTATTGTGGGATTGGACACTCTGGATGTCCTGGTGAAAACCCTTGTGATGATCTTGATGCTTGTTGTATGGTCCATGACAACTGCGTTGAGGCAAATG GTATGACTAACGTAAGCTGCCATAAGAAGTTCAAGCAATGCCTAAACAGGCTTAGCAAATCGATAAAGGAATCCAAAAGCAAAAAGGTCGGCTTTTCCAAACAATGCCCTTACTCACAAGTCATACCAACTATGAATCAAGGAATGGATATCGGCATCATGTTCAGTCAACTAGGCAATGATCTCAGAACCGAGCTCTGA
- the LOC106375515 gene encoding 60S ribosomal protein L28-1 has product MATVPGQLIWEIVKTNNCFLVKQFGRGNAKVQFSKEKNNLCNLNSYKHSGLANKKTVTIQPADKEQGVVLATTKTKKQNKPKVSVNKSILKKEFPRMSKAVANQVVDNYYRPDLKKFALARLSVISKSIRVAKSGAKQRNRQA; this is encoded by the exons ATGGCGACAGTTCCAGGACAATTGATCTGGGAGATTGTTAAGACCAACAACTGTTTCTTGGTCAAACAGTTCGGACGAGGCAACGCTAAAGTTCAATTCAGCAAAGAGAAGAACAATCTCTGCAACCTTAACTCCTACAAGCACTCTG GTCTTGCAAACAAGAAAACAGTGACCATCCAACCAGCTGACAAGGAACAAGGTGTTGTCCTCGCCACCACCAAGACCAAGAAGCAGAACAAGCCTAAGGTCTCTGTCAACAAGTCTATCCTCAAGAAGGAATTCCCCAGGATGTCCAAGGCTGTTGCTAACCAG GTGGTTGACAACTACTACAGGCCAGACTTGAAGAAATTTGCTCTGGCTAGACTCAGTGTCATCAGCAAAAGCATTAGGGTTGCCAAGTCCGGTGCCAAGCAAAGAAACCGTCAAGCTTAA
- the LOC106375514 gene encoding 60S ribosomal protein L31-1 — translation MEKGKGRKEEIVTREYTINLHRRLHSCTFKKKAPNAIKEIRKFALKAMGTKDVRVDVKLNKQIWSRGIRGPPRRVRVRVARKRNDDEDAKEEFYSLVTVAEIPAEGLSGLGTKVIDEDE, via the exons ATGGAGAAAGGGAAGGGAAGAAAGGAGGAGATCGTTACCAGGGAGTACACCATCAATCTCCACAGGCGCCTCCACAGCTG CACATTCAAGAAGAAGGCACCCAATGCGATCAAAGAGATCAGGAAGTTTGCATTGAAAGCAATGGGAACCAAGGACGTCAGAGTAGATGTCAAGCTGAACAAGCAGATTTGGAGCAGAGGTATCCGTGGTCCTCCTAGGAGAGTCAGAGTCCGCGTTGCCCGTAAGAGGAACGATGATGAGGATGCCAAGGAGGAGTTTTACTCTCTCGTCACTGTCGCTGAGATTCCGGCCGAAGGATTGTCTGGTTTGGGCACCAAGGT